One stretch of Planctomycetota bacterium DNA includes these proteins:
- a CDS encoding ATP-binding protein codes for MFNVENFLQQNPWRDDASKLMSWTFDRSLLPQLQEALKGNTPILLSGPRGAGKTTLLQLAIRHLIKDKGVSPSAIFYFNLDDVLTRECFTGADDVARFINGFSPDKKTRLLILLDEAQNIDFDMIQELEKVLDNTKLIMTSSARAYHYDSAVNLELGLASYTEYMNRMLNPNNIYLPDGKDRRPKLKLPDKIKDLTSVSYLKPFSPVLDGYLRYGGYAEAVKEYTISKRPAILRKIYQTQFDHQPKSKQERLQQTQQRKILDELARTHGTVLNVTKLSQETKANWKTVSAFVDTLESNYYINKVYPYPEKTNIAKDAPILYFNDNGLRNMLIDSFQPVDTRPDRKALIDNLVYNELRFIPWIKEIKYWMGETSDVTGYCLKRGLVRHLVGARYDFPLEKSGRWALVNFGRRIKAKKIIVLTRDYAGWEEIAPTQIVYLPLVHAWLLPQVLGE; via the coding sequence ATGTTTAATGTAGAAAATTTCTTACAACAAAACCCCTGGCGCGATGACGCCTCCAAACTGATGAGCTGGACATTCGACCGTTCCTTATTGCCCCAATTACAGGAAGCGCTTAAAGGCAACACGCCTATTCTGCTTTCCGGCCCGCGCGGGGCTGGGAAAACCACTCTCCTCCAACTGGCTATCAGGCACCTCATAAAAGATAAGGGCGTTTCCCCATCCGCCATATTTTATTTCAATCTCGATGATGTCCTGACGCGCGAATGCTTTACCGGCGCGGATGATGTCGCCAGGTTTATTAACGGCTTCAGCCCGGATAAGAAAACACGGCTCTTGATTTTGCTTGACGAAGCCCAGAATATCGATTTCGATATGATTCAGGAATTAGAAAAGGTATTGGATAATACAAAGTTGATTATGACAAGTTCTGCCAGGGCATATCACTATGACAGCGCGGTAAATCTCGAACTCGGCTTGGCTTCCTACACGGAATATATGAACCGGATGCTGAATCCAAACAACATCTATTTGCCTGACGGGAAAGACAGGCGCCCCAAGCTGAAATTGCCTGATAAAATCAAGGATTTAACCAGTGTCAGTTATTTAAAACCGTTCAGTCCAGTCCTGGATGGATACCTGCGTTACGGCGGATATGCCGAAGCGGTCAAGGAATACACCATTTCCAAGCGTCCGGCTATTTTGCGGAAGATTTACCAGACACAGTTTGACCATCAACCCAAATCTAAGCAAGAAAGGCTGCAACAAACCCAGCAAAGGAAGATACTGGACGAATTAGCCCGCACGCACGGCACGGTCTTAAACGTTACCAAATTGTCGCAGGAGACCAAGGCGAACTGGAAAACGGTTTCGGCTTTTGTAGATACACTTGAATCTAATTATTACATTAATAAGGTTTATCCGTATCCTGAGAAAACCAATATCGCCAAGGACGCGCCGATTTTATATTTTAACGACAACGGTTTAAGGAATATGCTGATAGATTCGTTCCAGCCGGTTGATACCCGCCCCGACCGGAAAGCGCTGATTGATAATTTAGTTTATAACGAATTGCGTTTCATCCCGTGGATAAAAGAGATAAAATACTGGATGGGTGAGACGAGCGACGTTACCGGCTACTGCCTGAAGCGCGGATTGGTCAGGCACTTAGTCGGCGCGCGATATGATTTCCCGCTGGAGAAATCCGGCAGATGGGCGCTGGTAAATTTCGGCAGGCGCATAAAGGCGAAAAAAATTATTGTCTTGACCCGTGATTACGCCGGATGGGAGGAAATCGCACCAACCCAGATTGTCTATCTGCCGCTGGTGCATGCCTGGCTCTTGCCGCAGGTGTTGGGGGAGTGA
- a CDS encoding isochorismatase family protein, whose amino-acid sequence MKNRKSKNNYLISAADSILIIIDVQEHFIKKLAEKDGKVLIDRIGWLVELAKRLNIPLVVTAEDIPNSGGVAPSLKKKLPPNAKVYNKMSFGLAADKKIMSAIGKTHRKTAILVGLETDVCIYQSAIGLLGLGFKVVVPEEAVASPGNAHKLGIERMKTKDVNVISIKSLYYEWVRTVQNDKKLISALGLPAGIKL is encoded by the coding sequence ATGAAAAACAGAAAAAGTAAGAATAATTATTTGATAAGCGCCGCGGATTCAATTCTAATAATCATAGATGTCCAGGAGCACTTCATAAAGAAGCTGGCTGAAAAAGACGGTAAAGTCCTGATTGACCGGATTGGCTGGCTGGTTGAACTTGCAAAGCGATTAAATATTCCGCTGGTTGTTACCGCGGAGGATATCCCGAATTCAGGCGGAGTTGCCCCGTCGCTTAAAAAGAAGCTTCCTCCCAATGCAAAGGTTTATAATAAAATGTCCTTCGGCCTGGCGGCTGATAAGAAAATTATGTCCGCGATTGGAAAGACTCACCGTAAGACGGCTATACTCGTGGGGCTGGAAACCGATGTCTGCATATACCAATCCGCAATCGGGCTTTTGGGGCTTGGTTTTAAGGTGGTTGTGCCGGAGGAGGCGGTGGCTTCTCCCGGCAATGCTCACAAGCTTGGTATCGAGCGCATGAAAACTAAAGACGTAAATGTTATATCTATTAAAAGCCTTTATTACGAATGGGTCCGCACTGTCCAAAACGACAAAAAACTCATATCCGCGCTCGGACTGCCGGCTGGGATTAAGTTGTAA
- a CDS encoding ATP-binding protein yields MKLSRIAYREIISDFKRHEIGIIIGPRQVGKTFLLKEIARYCRQATADYRYFNLEMPADANYFARDFQSILSGLGRKKQTVLIDEFHYLPNATRLFKAIYDGFKAIKIYASGSSAIEMHRHLKESLAGRRRLYRLFPLSFAEWLPAKSAVIKMPETMNSGISPKTHAKLRKYLNEFIVFGGMPGLVHEKTAEAKKRLLLDLVSTYIQKDIKALLREEDILSFNRLLVLLARQEGGLLSENSLSQGLNYSLRQVRKDIAILSQMFLLDTLKPYFTNRGRELKQVNKIYYFDSGIRNAILRDFRGLDQRIDKGMLLESFVLHEMQKTLRVSQEIYYWRTREKNEVDFILVQDRVPIAVEVKSKMTALEIPAGIKQFIRQYPECRTAIVLNDNLFGELAYSRAKIIFAPHYYAARIPFLYV; encoded by the coding sequence ATGAAATTAAGCCGGATTGCGTATCGCGAGATAATCAGCGATTTTAAGCGACATGAAATCGGGATAATCATCGGTCCTCGGCAGGTCGGCAAGACTTTTCTGCTTAAGGAAATCGCCCGTTATTGCCGCCAGGCTACGGCCGATTACCGGTATTTCAATCTGGAAATGCCGGCTGACGCGAATTACTTCGCCCGTGATTTCCAATCTATTCTTTCAGGGCTCGGCCGCAAGAAACAAACCGTTTTAATAGATGAATTCCATTATTTGCCCAATGCCACCCGGCTGTTTAAGGCAATCTATGACGGATTCAAAGCGATAAAGATTTATGCTTCCGGCTCTTCGGCGATTGAAATGCACCGCCACTTAAAAGAAAGCTTGGCAGGGCGGCGACGCCTTTACCGTTTATTTCCGCTGTCATTTGCGGAATGGCTGCCGGCTAAATCAGCGGTAATAAAAATGCCCGAAACAATGAATTCCGGAATCAGCCCCAAAACACACGCTAAATTAAGAAAGTATCTTAACGAATTTATTGTCTTCGGCGGGATGCCGGGATTGGTCCACGAAAAGACGGCGGAGGCCAAAAAACGACTTTTGCTGGATTTGGTTTCCACCTATATCCAAAAAGATATCAAAGCGCTTTTAAGGGAAGAAGATATCCTTTCATTTAACCGGCTGCTTGTTTTATTGGCCCGGCAGGAAGGCGGCCTTTTAAGCGAAAACAGCCTTTCGCAAGGCTTGAATTATTCACTGCGTCAGGTGCGCAAAGATATTGCGATATTAAGCCAAATGTTTCTGCTGGATACATTGAAGCCGTATTTTACCAATCGGGGCAGGGAATTGAAGCAGGTCAATAAAATATATTATTTTGACAGCGGAATAAGGAATGCCATCCTGCGTGATTTCAGGGGGCTCGACCAGCGGATTGATAAGGGGATGCTTTTAGAATCTTTTGTCTTGCACGAGATGCAGAAAACACTGCGGGTCTCCCAGGAGATTTATTACTGGCGGACGCGGGAAAAAAACGAGGTTGATTTTATCCTGGTTCAGGATCGGGTTCCGATTGCCGTGGAAGTAAAATCAAAGATGACGGCTTTGGAAATCCCCGCCGGCATAAAGCAATTCATTCGGCAATATCCGGAATGCCGGACGGCGATAGTTTTAAATGACAATTTATTCGGAGAATTGGCCTATAGCAGGGCAAAAATAATATTTGCGCCGCATTATTATGCCGCGCGCATCCCGTTTTTATATGTATAA
- a CDS encoding DNA alkylation repair protein, protein MLSKNNLINDLKRLADKKQAMLLQRFFKTGKGEYGEGDIFWGLKVPQTRDVVSKYKSLGFTEVEKLMRHKVHEVRLAALLILVEKAKEYPQRVYQVYLKNTKYINNWDLVDLTAPRIVGTYLEDKDKGVLFKLARSKSLWERRIAILATFYSISKGCSDHALRIARVLLKDKEDLIHKAVGWMLREVGKRCSINSEEIFLRKYANIMPRTMLRYAIEKFPESKRKHYMGK, encoded by the coding sequence ATGTTGTCTAAAAATAATCTCATAAACGACTTGAAACGCTTAGCGGATAAAAAGCAAGCCATGCTCTTACAGCGTTTCTTTAAAACCGGTAAGGGCGAATACGGCGAGGGCGATATCTTCTGGGGCTTAAAGGTGCCGCAAACTCGCGATGTCGTCTCCAAATACAAATCGCTCGGGTTTACCGAGGTAGAAAAACTCATGCGCCATAAAGTGCACGAGGTGCGCCTCGCCGCGCTTTTAATCCTGGTCGAAAAGGCTAAAGAATATCCCCAACGCGTTTACCAAGTCTATCTCAAAAACACCAAATACATAAACAACTGGGACCTGGTGGATTTGACCGCTCCCCGTATTGTCGGCACGTATCTGGAGGATAAGGACAAGGGTGTTTTATTTAAGCTTGCCCGTTCCAAATCTTTGTGGGAGCGCCGGATTGCGATACTCGCCACGTTTTACTCCATCAGCAAGGGCTGTTCAGACCATGCCCTGCGCATCGCCCGGGTGCTTTTAAAGGATAAAGAAGACCTGATACACAAGGCGGTGGGGTGGATGCTGAGGGAAGTGGGCAAGCGCTGTTCGATTAATTCGGAAGAGATATTCCTCAGAAAATATGCCAATATCATGCCGCGCACCATGCTTAGGTATGCCATAGAAAAATTCCCTGAATCCAAGCGGAAGCATTATATGGGGAAATAG
- the eno gene encoding phosphopyruvate hydratase — MSRKIDCIYGREIIDSRGNPTVEADVLLADGTLGRAAAPSGASTGEHEALELRDKDERRFNGKGVRKAADNINKIIASALKGKDVTEQEKLDRLMIKVDGTPNKSRLGANATTAVSMALARAAAQATCQPLYRYLGGNKACLLPIPFMNIINGGAHADNNLDVQEFMIAPIGAECARHAVRMGAETFHALKKVLASKNYVTSVGDEGGFAPRLKSHEEAFETILTAIGKAGYKPGKEIALGIDVASSEFFSDGFYTFNKSDKTKRTSAELVALYSRWIKAYPIISIEDGMAQDDWEGWKLLTKELGKKIQLVGDDVFVTNSKRLKDGIKNKVANAILIKVNQIGTLTETMEAINMAKKAGYHSMISHRSGETEDTFIADLAVATNAGMIKTGSASRTDRVSKYNQLMRIQETLGKKARFPKGLF; from the coding sequence ATGAGCAGAAAAATTGATTGTATTTACGGGCGTGAAATCATAGATTCCCGCGGCAACCCGACCGTTGAGGCGGATGTCCTTTTGGCGGACGGCACGCTGGGCAGGGCGGCCGCTCCTTCCGGCGCTTCAACCGGAGAACATGAGGCGCTTGAGCTGCGCGATAAGGACGAAAGGCGCTTTAACGGCAAAGGCGTCCGGAAAGCCGCTGATAATATCAATAAGATAATCGCATCGGCATTGAAAGGCAAGGATGTAACCGAGCAGGAAAAGCTCGATAGACTGATGATTAAAGTGGATGGGACGCCGAATAAAAGCCGCTTGGGCGCAAATGCAACCACGGCTGTTTCCATGGCCCTGGCGCGCGCGGCTGCACAGGCGACCTGCCAGCCGCTCTACCGCTATCTGGGCGGCAATAAAGCCTGTCTTCTGCCCATTCCGTTCATGAATATCATAAACGGCGGGGCGCATGCGGATAACAACCTGGATGTCCAGGAATTCATGATTGCGCCGATCGGCGCGGAATGCGCACGGCACGCGGTGCGCATGGGCGCGGAGACTTTCCATGCGCTTAAAAAAGTTCTCGCTTCCAAGAATTACGTCACCTCGGTGGGCGACGAGGGCGGTTTTGCCCCGCGCCTTAAATCACACGAGGAAGCCTTTGAAACCATTCTTACGGCAATCGGAAAAGCCGGTTATAAACCGGGCAAAGAGATTGCTCTCGGGATAGATGTTGCTTCGAGCGAGTTTTTCTCTGACGGGTTTTACACTTTCAATAAATCAGATAAGACCAAAAGGACTTCTGCCGAATTAGTCGCCTTATACAGCCGCTGGATAAAGGCGTATCCCATCATCTCCATCGAAGACGGCATGGCGCAGGACGATTGGGAAGGCTGGAAACTACTCACCAAGGAACTCGGCAAAAAAATCCAGCTGGTCGGCGACGACGTCTTTGTCACCAATTCCAAACGCCTTAAAGACGGCATAAAGAATAAAGTGGCTAACGCAATCTTGATAAAGGTAAATCAAATCGGCACCCTGACCGAAACTATGGAAGCGATTAATATGGCAAAGAAAGCCGGTTACCACTCCATGATTTCGCACCGTTCCGGCGAAACTGAGGATACCTTTATTGCCGACCTTGCCGTGGCAACCAATGCGGGCATGATAAAAACCGGCTCGGCTTCGCGCACAGACAGGGTATCCAAATATAACCAGCTTATGCGCATTCAGGAAACGCTGGGCAAAAAAGCCCGTTTCCCGAAAGGATTATTTTAA
- a CDS encoding glycine cleavage system protein H codes for MKKHRPTDIKYSSTHTWVRMETDKDAIIGVTDTPFKGWSEVKSIDLPKKGIKVKQDMTLAKIESEDSLQSVISPLSGKILLINPELAKNPSLITEEPYDDGWLMKIRIEDPSELTALMERKDYEELVKEEEEEAEAGKEIFEEIIEEDDE; via the coding sequence ATGAAAAAGCATAGGCCGACCGATATAAAATATTCGAGCACGCATACCTGGGTGAGGATGGAAACCGATAAGGATGCGATTATTGGCGTGACCGATACGCCGTTTAAAGGATGGTCGGAAGTCAAATCCATCGACCTGCCTAAAAAAGGGATAAAAGTAAAACAGGATATGACCCTTGCCAAGATAGAATCCGAAGACAGCTTGCAATCCGTGATTTCACCCTTGAGCGGTAAGATACTTTTAATCAATCCGGAACTCGCCAAAAATCCAAGCTTGATAACGGAAGAGCCTTATGACGACGGGTGGCTTATGAAAATCCGGATAGAAGACCCTTCAGAACTGACCGCGTTAATGGAACGGAAAGATTACGAAGAGCTGGTAAAAGAGGAAGAAGAAGAGGCGGAAGCAGGCAAGGAAATCTTTGAAGAAATCATTGAAGAAGATGATGAGTAA
- the yidC gene encoding membrane protein insertase YidC: protein MISIFVWIIYVQFVVPLFVKPPKKQTPAESTLQPPDKVASEPSKVLTPTAEAVVKPVSPDTIGIDEADLKPDYTIGNKYFKAVFTNKGARLKSLTLLQYQSASRDGLMSLLNDYETGRYSLGLAESNLDFNNINWHVDEPVSDKSITFRCRTGAGLTLIKQFSAATDTYTINYRVSAENTDSTPITATIRFDGFAGISSEDAARIDIKTVRGYRESENKWVVKEEMDIAALVKRETEGNPYVLQRGDNAAQKENVAWTGMVNKYFTAVLIPANPFTEKMLVDYGFGVLNDNICVLEEIKRRKERGDVVDQKLEAELKTGMRNISFYAKSAEINLAPGAKADYDFIAYIGPKAESTLSPLAGKGLEKLISYGWFGFISVILLGILGLFYSLFGNYGWAIIALTILIKLLLFPMTRKGQVSMYKMQQLQPKIKALQEKYKGDKQKLGIEQMKLFKEHGVNPVGGCLPILFQLPVFIGLYQALYWAIELRHAPFMFWINDLSQPDKLCDLPFTILGATKLHLLPLLMTASWLVQSLTQPKSPDPQARQQQKIFTFMPLIFLFFFYNAPSGLTLYWFIQTLLSVAEQQYIKRHHLKI, encoded by the coding sequence GTGATTTCAATTTTTGTCTGGATAATTTACGTCCAGTTTGTGGTGCCGTTGTTTGTAAAGCCACCCAAGAAACAGACGCCTGCCGAAAGCACCTTACAGCCGCCGGATAAGGTTGCTTCCGAACCGTCAAAAGTGCTTACGCCGACTGCTGAAGCGGTTGTAAAACCGGTCAGTCCCGACACCATCGGGATAGACGAAGCCGACCTGAAACCGGATTATACCATCGGCAATAAATATTTCAAAGCGGTTTTTACCAATAAAGGAGCCAGGCTTAAATCGCTCACACTTTTGCAATACCAATCCGCATCGCGCGACGGCTTGATGTCATTGCTTAACGATTACGAAACCGGAAGGTATTCCCTGGGGTTGGCGGAATCCAACCTGGATTTTAATAATATTAACTGGCACGTGGATGAGCCAGTCAGCGATAAGTCGATAACCTTCCGCTGCCGGACCGGAGCCGGATTGACCCTCATCAAGCAATTTTCGGCCGCCACGGATACTTATACCATAAATTATCGCGTGTCGGCAGAGAACACGGATTCCACACCAATTACCGCAACCATCCGTTTCGACGGTTTTGCCGGCATCAGTTCTGAAGATGCCGCGCGGATAGATATCAAGACCGTCCGCGGTTACCGGGAATCGGAAAATAAATGGGTGGTCAAAGAAGAGATGGATATCGCCGCGTTGGTAAAAAGGGAAACAGAGGGAAATCCGTATGTCTTGCAAAGAGGCGATAACGCCGCCCAAAAGGAAAATGTTGCATGGACGGGCATGGTAAATAAATATTTCACGGCCGTTTTAATTCCGGCAAACCCCTTTACCGAGAAAATGCTGGTTGATTACGGTTTCGGCGTCTTGAACGATAATATCTGCGTTCTGGAAGAAATCAAGCGTCGCAAGGAACGGGGCGATGTGGTTGACCAGAAGCTTGAGGCAGAACTGAAGACAGGAATGCGTAATATATCTTTTTACGCGAAATCCGCGGAGATTAACCTTGCACCGGGTGCAAAGGCCGATTATGATTTTATCGCGTATATCGGGCCAAAAGCCGAAAGCACCCTGTCGCCTCTTGCCGGGAAAGGTCTTGAAAAACTGATTTCTTACGGGTGGTTCGGCTTCATCAGCGTGATACTCCTGGGAATACTGGGATTATTTTATTCCCTTTTCGGCAATTACGGCTGGGCGATAATTGCCTTAACCATCCTCATTAAATTACTGCTTTTCCCGATGACGCGCAAGGGGCAGGTTTCCATGTATAAGATGCAGCAGCTACAGCCCAAAATCAAGGCGCTTCAGGAAAAATACAAAGGTGATAAGCAGAAACTGGGCATTGAACAGATGAAGCTTTTTAAGGAGCACGGGGTGAATCCGGTCGGCGGATGCCTGCCGATTCTTTTCCAGTTACCGGTTTTTATCGGGCTTTACCAGGCTCTTTATTGGGCGATTGAGTTGCGGCATGCGCCTTTCATGTTCTGGATAAACGACCTTTCCCAGCCGGATAAATTATGCGACCTGCCTTTCACAATCCTCGGCGCCACCAAGCTTCATCTTTTGCCGCTGTTGATGACCGCGTCATGGCTGGTGCAGTCTTTAACACAGCCTAAATCACCAGACCCGCAGGCGCGCCAGCAGCAGAAAATATTTACCTTTATGCCTTTGATATTCCTGTTCTTTTTCTATAATGCGCCGTCCGGACTCACTCTTTACTGGTTCATCCAGACTTTGTTGAGCGTGGCCGAACAGCAGTATATCAAGCGGCACCATCTTAAAATCTAA
- a CDS encoding methylated-DNA--[protein]-cysteine S-methyltransferase has protein sequence MNYCIFKTPRGWAGVVTSASGVKMIVLPAENKRKILDKIRRSCPEAEKRITGELRKAAGLVRKYFEGCLKKFDLKIDLAGCSGFEKKVYQALRKIPYGAITTYGKLAENIGMPYAARAVGNAMAKNPLPLVIPCHRVIKSNGSIGRFSALSGVGLKKHLLDLEGSRK, from the coding sequence ATGAATTATTGTATCTTTAAAACACCCCGCGGCTGGGCCGGTGTAGTAACTTCAGCCTCCGGCGTAAAGATGATAGTCTTGCCGGCGGAAAACAAAAGGAAAATTCTTGATAAAATAAGACGCAGCTGCCCGGAAGCAGAAAAGAGAATTACCGGTGAATTACGCAAGGCTGCCGGATTAGTCAGGAAATATTTTGAGGGCTGCCTGAAGAAGTTTGATTTAAAGATTGACCTGGCCGGGTGTTCTGGGTTCGAGAAAAAAGTGTATCAGGCGTTGCGGAAAATACCGTATGGCGCGATAACCACTTACGGGAAACTGGCTGAAAATATCGGGATGCCTTACGCGGCCCGGGCTGTGGGCAATGCCATGGCAAAGAATCCCTTGCCCCTGGTTATTCCCTGCCACCGGGTGATAAAAAGCAACGGGTCTATCGGCAGGTTTTCCGCATTAAGCGGCGTCGGGCTTAAAAAGCATTTACTGGATTTGGAAGGATCGAGGAAATGA